The following proteins come from a genomic window of Helicobacter canadensis MIT 98-5491:
- the gatC gene encoding Asp-tRNA(Asn)/Glu-tRNA(Gln) amidotransferase subunit GatC has product MNNIDNQLLARLQNLASLEISPEKLESTKENLNEIVHFVENINALDLSEIPASFNAIHSTLPMREDKVENKPEIASNILKNAPKSEENFFIVPKIIE; this is encoded by the coding sequence ATGAATAACATTGACAATCAACTATTAGCACGCTTGCAAAATTTAGCAAGTCTTGAAATTAGCCCAGAAAAACTAGAATCAACCAAAGAAAATCTTAATGAAATTGTGCATTTTGTTGAAAATATTAACGCATTAGATTTAAGTGAGATTCCAGCTTCTTTTAATGCGATTCACTCAACGCTTCCTATGCGTGAAGACAAAGTAGAAAATAAACCTGAAATTGCCTCTAATATTCTTAAAAATGCACCCAAAAGTGAAGAAAATTTCTTTATTGTTCCAAAAATTATAGAATAA
- a CDS encoding TetR/AcrR family transcriptional regulator gives MEAQKLARGTQEKYQKTLNIAYQLFLKYGYEKTSLQMIVKETGDSLATIYKLFGNKRKLFQKVIEQENGDFFQSLAEHFMQVQQSELCLQDFLISIGKKLLNEIFTPETIALNRLIFIEGYNDSELLQTFQISCVDKILFYFSKCLETYAKREKIHIQNLQEDAKFCLDLIVSPYLLHSLLDSNYIPPNNEETERIARKSAHIFLLYLQHNKETL, from the coding sequence TTGGAAGCACAAAAACTTGCAAGAGGCACACAAGAAAAATATCAAAAAACACTAAATATTGCCTATCAACTTTTTTTAAAGTATGGCTATGAGAAAACTAGTCTGCAAATGATTGTTAAAGAAACAGGAGACTCTCTAGCAACTATCTATAAACTTTTTGGGAATAAAAGAAAACTCTTTCAAAAAGTTATTGAGCAAGAAAATGGCGATTTTTTTCAATCTTTAGCAGAACATTTTATGCAAGTGCAACAATCCGAACTTTGTTTGCAAGATTTTCTCATTTCAATTGGCAAAAAGCTTTTAAATGAAATTTTTACGCCAGAAACCATTGCTTTAAACCGCCTTATTTTTATTGAGGGCTATAATGATTCAGAGTTATTGCAAACTTTTCAAATTTCTTGTGTAGATAAAATCCTTTTTTATTTTTCAAAATGCCTCGAAACTTACGCCAAAAGAGAAAAAATTCATATTCAAAATTTACAAGAAGATGCAAAATTCTGCCTTGATCTTATTGTAAGTCCTTATTTATTGCATTCTCTTTTAGATTCTAATTACATTCCCCCAAACAATGAAGAAACAGAAAGAATCGCAAGAAAATCTGCACATATTTTTTTACTTTATTTACAACACAACAAGGAGACATTATGA
- a CDS encoding RNA pyrophosphohydrolase, protein MRKETKTYRPNVAAIILSPKYPLTCELFIASRTDIKNAWQFPQGGIDKSETPKEALFRELKEEIGTDKVDIVAEYPEWISYDFPPSVVKRMYPYDGQIQKYFLVRLQENGIIDINTEEPEFDEYKFVTFEDLFNHITYFKRPVYRQVLEYFKRKGYL, encoded by the coding sequence GTGAGAAAAGAAACAAAAACTTATCGACCCAATGTTGCTGCTATCATACTTTCTCCGAAATATCCATTAACTTGTGAGCTTTTTATTGCAAGTCGCACTGATATTAAGAATGCATGGCAATTCCCACAAGGTGGAATTGATAAGTCAGAGACACCTAAAGAAGCTTTGTTTCGTGAGCTTAAGGAAGAAATTGGGACTGATAAGGTGGATATCGTTGCAGAATATCCCGAATGGATTAGTTATGATTTCCCTCCTTCTGTTGTTAAGCGAATGTATCCTTATGATGGACAGATACAAAAATATTTTTTGGTGCGCTTACAAGAAAATGGAATCATAGACATTAATACAGAGGAGCCAGAGTTTGATGAGTATAAATTTGTAACATTTGAAGATTTATTTAATCATATTACTTATTTTAAGCGTCCAGTTTATCGTCAAGTTTTAGAGTATTTTAAAAGGAAAGGGTATTTGTAA
- a CDS encoding aspartate kinase: MLIVQKYGGTSVGDCERIQNVAKRVVESKEKGNSLVVVVSAMSGETDKLLGYTKFFSRLPKEREVDMVLSAGERVTSALLAIALEEMGYKAISLSGRAAGIVTDTSHTKARIEEIDTTYLNELLAKDYIVVVAGFQGVTEKGEVTTLGRGGSDLSAVALAGALQADLCEIYTDVDGVYTTDPRIEPKAKKIDKISYDEMLELASMGAKVLLNRSVEMAKKLNVNLVTRSSFNYNEGTLITKEEEIMEHPIVSGIALDKNQARVSICNVEDRPGIAAEIFGALSEANINVDMIVQTIGRDGKTDLDFTIPEVELENTKRVLKAFEGSVESIDYDSDIAKVSIVGVGMKSHSGVAARAFQALAEDNINIMMISTSEIKISMVIRLKYAELAIRTLHSVYQLEK, translated from the coding sequence ATGTTAATTGTTCAAAAATATGGTGGCACTAGTGTTGGTGATTGTGAAAGGATTCAAAATGTTGCTAAGCGCGTAGTGGAATCAAAAGAGAAAGGGAATAGTCTTGTTGTGGTAGTTTCTGCTATGAGTGGAGAAACTGATAAGCTATTAGGCTATACAAAATTCTTTTCAAGGCTTCCAAAAGAGCGTGAAGTGGATATGGTGCTTAGTGCAGGTGAGAGAGTTACAAGTGCGCTTTTGGCTATTGCTTTAGAGGAAATGGGCTATAAAGCAATTTCTTTGAGTGGTCGAGCAGCAGGGATTGTTACAGATACTTCTCACACTAAAGCAAGAATTGAAGAAATTGATACAACCTATCTCAATGAGCTATTAGCTAAAGATTATATTGTTGTGGTAGCTGGATTCCAAGGGGTTACAGAAAAAGGTGAGGTAACCACGCTAGGCAGGGGAGGGAGCGATCTCTCTGCAGTGGCACTTGCTGGAGCATTGCAAGCAGATTTGTGTGAGATTTACACAGATGTTGATGGGGTTTATACCACCGATCCAAGAATCGAACCTAAGGCAAAAAAGATAGATAAAATTAGCTATGATGAAATGTTAGAGCTTGCTTCAATGGGAGCTAAAGTTTTATTGAATCGTTCAGTTGAAATGGCAAAAAAACTTAATGTTAATTTGGTTACAAGAAGTAGTTTTAATTATAATGAAGGCACATTAATTACAAAGGAAGAAGAAATTATGGAACATCCAATTGTTAGCGGAATCGCATTAGATAAAAATCAAGCAAGAGTGAGCATTTGTAATGTAGAAGATAGACCAGGGATTGCAGCAGAAATTTTTGGGGCTTTGAGTGAAGCAAATATCAATGTGGATATGATTGTGCAAACAATTGGTAGAGATGGCAAGACGGATTTGGATTTTACAATTCCAGAAGTGGAACTAGAAAACACAAAGCGTGTTTTAAAGGCATTTGAAGGAAGCGTGGAGAGTATTGATTATGATTCAGATATTGCAAAAGTCTCTATTGTGGGTGTGGGTATGAAATCTCATAGTGGAGTGGCTGCAAGAGCATTCCAAGCTTTAGCAGAAGACAATATTAATATTATGATGATTAGCACAAGTGAGATTAAAATTTCAATGGTGATTCGCTTAAAATATGCAGAATTAGCCATTAGAACTCTCCATAGCGTGTATCAATTAGAAAAATAA
- a CDS encoding HobA family DNA replication regulator produces the protein MQDIVSWTTQILRHDASRPTWLEERKFEWIPLIKRALQRIFNGESMILVTDRDREWFAHYVIFSINKTNNRPYVPIMSINALFPQIDKNQQDDSEVLLISDYLNNIFSQGYFFWYIGKNDALRAKLALSYEDCFLWIFDTELQNSFTLQSTDPLVDIKLMQMYRIFNLTIEAALFGQITLE, from the coding sequence ATGCAAGACATTGTTAGCTGGACTACACAGATTCTAAGGCACGATGCTAGTCGCCCAACTTGGCTAGAAGAGCGAAAATTTGAGTGGATTCCACTTATTAAACGCGCATTACAAAGAATCTTTAATGGTGAGAGTATGATTTTGGTTACCGATAGGGATAGGGAGTGGTTTGCACATTATGTGATTTTTTCTATCAATAAAACCAATAATCGCCCTTATGTCCCTATTATGAGTATTAATGCACTTTTCCCCCAAATTGATAAGAATCAACAAGATGATTCAGAGGTGCTTTTAATTAGTGATTATTTGAATAATATTTTTTCACAGGGTTATTTTTTTTGGTATATTGGCAAAAATGATGCTTTGCGTGCTAAACTTGCTTTGAGTTATGAGGATTGCTTTTTGTGGATTTTTGACACTGAATTGCAAAATAGTTTTACCTTGCAATCAACTGATCCTTTGGTGGATATTAAATTGATGCAAATGTATCGAATCTTTAATCTTACAATTGAGGCAGCATTGTTTGGACAAATCACATTGGAATAA
- a CDS encoding DNA polymerase III subunit delta', translated as MQSHILLVNDPIAVANQHYESENPQNCRLFCAEELSIELAREIIDESYIASTGYKFVLIAANSFNVYAQNALLKILEEPPSQVCFILFARMKSQLLPTIRSRMPIINQLKKEKLSPFSLSIRTLALKDIYPFLKEKSKEFGTNPTQLKIEIQSLYLDCIKEGLSFNLKEMQLFEEALFWAGHYEKIQHIFLVLLLMILNKKKEKMHQDIKM; from the coding sequence ATGCAAAGTCATATTTTGCTTGTAAATGATCCCATTGCAGTAGCAAATCAACATTATGAGAGTGAGAATCCTCAAAATTGCCGACTTTTTTGTGCTGAAGAATTAAGTATTGAATTAGCAAGAGAAATTATTGATGAAAGCTATATTGCTTCAACTGGTTATAAATTTGTATTGATTGCGGCAAATTCTTTTAATGTTTATGCACAAAATGCACTTTTAAAAATTTTAGAAGAACCACCTAGTCAAGTTTGTTTTATACTTTTTGCAAGAATGAAATCCCAACTTCTTCCTACTATTCGCTCAAGAATGCCCATTATTAATCAACTTAAAAAAGAAAAGCTCTCACCTTTTTCTTTGTCGATTCGCACTCTTGCTTTGAAGGATATTTATCCTTTCTTAAAAGAAAAATCTAAAGAATTTGGCACTAATCCAACGCAGCTTAAAATTGAAATTCAAAGCTTATATTTGGATTGCATTAAAGAAGGATTAAGCTTTAATTTAAAAGAAATGCAACTCTTTGAAGAAGCTTTGTTTTGGGCAGGACATTATGAAAAGATTCAGCATATTTTCTTGGTTTTGCTTTTAATGATTCTAAATAAAAAGAAAGAAAAAATGCATCAAGATATTAAGATGTAA
- the folP gene encoding dihydropteroate synthase: MEIFIKALNNPLQELKELGCEEMGFGIMKNKMQTNCFYIYGLKTPAAQILKQEALACGGDFALPRDAILYQQDTYNGILMLNKAQGKALLKKLKIQPFGLKKVAESLEKHWQRKNFKPRIMGIINATPDSFYKDSQKNTQEAYKRIFEMIEEGVDIIDIGGASTRPGSEWVSKEEEMERIKPIVDFIACEKINQRVAFSIDTYTPEVADYCLKNGFAMVNDITGFQNIKMLEVVEHYDCECVVMHMQGNPKEMQKNPYYENLFFEIDDFFKRQIEALLNHNIKKIILDVGIGFGKSLQHNCELIRNLKHFLHFGYPLLVGASRKSMIDKIIPCDVSERLAGSLAIHLESLKNGASIIRCHDTKEHIQALKVWEALQ; encoded by the coding sequence ATGGAGATTTTTATTAAAGCCTTAAATAACCCATTGCAAGAGTTAAAAGAATTAGGTTGTGAAGAGATGGGATTTGGGATTATGAAAAATAAAATGCAAACAAATTGTTTCTATATTTATGGCTTAAAGACTCCTGCGGCACAGATTTTAAAGCAAGAAGCCTTGGCTTGTGGTGGAGATTTTGCACTTCCTAGAGATGCTATTTTGTATCAACAAGATACTTATAATGGAATTTTGATGCTGAATAAAGCACAAGGTAAAGCATTACTTAAAAAATTAAAAATTCAACCCTTTGGGTTAAAAAAAGTTGCAGAAAGCCTAGAGAAGCATTGGCAAAGAAAGAATTTTAAGCCAAGGATTATGGGGATTATTAATGCTACTCCTGATAGTTTTTATAAAGATTCACAAAAAAATACCCAAGAAGCCTATAAGCGAATTTTTGAAATGATAGAAGAAGGAGTGGATATTATTGATATTGGGGGAGCTTCTACTCGTCCTGGAAGTGAGTGGGTTAGTAAGGAAGAGGAGATGGAGCGCATTAAGCCTATTGTGGATTTTATTGCGTGTGAGAAGATTAATCAACGCGTTGCTTTTAGCATTGACACTTATACGCCAGAAGTGGCGGATTATTGCTTAAAAAATGGCTTTGCTATGGTGAATGATATTACAGGATTTCAAAATATAAAGATGCTTGAAGTTGTAGAGCATTATGATTGTGAATGTGTGGTGATGCATATGCAAGGAAATCCAAAAGAAATGCAAAAGAATCCCTATTATGAGAATCTCTTTTTTGAAATTGATGACTTTTTTAAGCGACAAATTGAGGCATTGTTGAATCATAATATCAAAAAAATCATTTTAGATGTAGGGATTGGGTTTGGCAAAAGTCTGCAACATAATTGTGAATTAATTAGAAATCTTAAGCATTTCTTGCATTTTGGATATCCTTTGCTTGTAGGGGCTTCAAGGAAATCTATGATAGATAAAATCATCCCTTGTGATGTTTCAGAGCGATTGGCAGGGAGTTTGGCAATTCATCTAGAATCGCTTAAAAATGGGGCAAGTATTATAAGATGCCACGATACTAAAGAGCATATACAAGCCCTTAAAGTTTGGGAGGCATTGCAGTAA
- a CDS encoding metallophosphoesterase produces MFPLIALSVFLIFHLFIYFFFIKRIIKPKIPRLVFKYFLIFNYFGIVCYFLGRYYWNMSQSLYFLVSLSIGVGFILFVTALLYQPLSLIPYFSKKRRTFLRNGINLFSGIFAGGYLGFGLIEGKMQPKVERIRLPLEGLKIPFNAVQVSDLHIGGLIEENVVKRIVNQVNSLGADVIFLTGDIIDTEVSNISQAMEELSKLKAPLGVFFVTGNHEFFHNVGKLLTTLKSYGIRVLENENIILAKNGKNLVNLAGVYDLFGRKVGVLEPNLTKALENREDSLPTILLAHQPKFALEVDDSKRVDLILSGHTHGGQIFPFRFLVMIDQPYLAGLYQHTPKTKIYVNRGTGFWGPPMRILSRAEITYFEFVAG; encoded by the coding sequence ATGTTTCCATTGATCGCATTATCGGTTTTCTTAATTTTTCATCTTTTTATTTACTTTTTTTTTATTAAAAGAATCATTAAGCCTAAGATTCCGCGTTTAGTTTTTAAATATTTTTTAATTTTTAATTATTTTGGCATTGTGTGCTATTTTTTGGGACGCTATTATTGGAATATGTCTCAAAGTTTATATTTTTTGGTTTCGCTTTCTATTGGAGTTGGGTTTATTTTGTTTGTGACAGCTTTGCTTTATCAACCTTTGTCTTTAATACCTTATTTTAGTAAAAAAAGGCGGACATTTTTGCGTAATGGAATCAATCTTTTTAGCGGAATTTTTGCGGGAGGATATTTAGGATTTGGCTTGATTGAAGGGAAAATGCAACCAAAGGTAGAACGCATTAGACTTCCGTTAGAGGGGCTTAAAATTCCTTTTAATGCAGTGCAAGTTAGTGATTTGCATATCGGCGGATTGATTGAAGAAAATGTTGTGAAAAGAATTGTCAATCAAGTTAATTCTCTAGGAGCGGATGTTATTTTTTTGACAGGGGATATTATTGACACAGAAGTGTCTAATATTTCTCAAGCAATGGAGGAATTATCAAAACTTAAGGCACCACTTGGGGTATTTTTTGTGACAGGGAATCACGAATTTTTTCATAATGTTGGTAAGTTATTAACAACGCTTAAAAGTTATGGAATACGCGTTTTAGAAAATGAAAATATTATTTTGGCAAAAAATGGCAAAAATTTGGTAAATCTAGCAGGAGTTTATGATTTATTTGGGAGAAAAGTTGGAGTATTGGAGCCAAATTTAACAAAAGCTTTGGAAAATAGAGAAGATTCTTTACCTACGATTTTATTAGCACATCAACCAAAATTTGCTTTGGAAGTTGATGATTCTAAGAGAGTAGATTTGATTTTAAGCGGACATACCCATGGAGGGCAGATCTTCCCTTTTCGCTTTTTAGTGATGATAGATCAACCTTATCTAGCAGGGTTATATCAACACACACCTAAGACTAAAATTTATGTGAATCGTGGCACAGGTTTTTGGGGACCTCCGATGCGGATTTTATCAAGAGCAGAAATTACTTATTTTGAATTTGTAGCAGGATAA
- a CDS encoding DUF7494 domain-containing protein, producing the protein MRMIRKITFLLLMGVEFASSLEFYINSGREDSKDFAVLNIVDSTPFSCQEKYNRESEVQEIVCEFESNLISHFSKTNTLFFSITPEITEERFYLKITPKHKMKLFNVGQDLLASNPIFEEKTQKSNKWQIVGYEDEIPFLGEEESEGLNFPISFNESLQYPRIGVLDFGMRPMNNEVGQDKDYFLTIQNLLKRGSYQEALDSINEMLQIYPETIFKRDVLFMKLQALDEIGGEENYEEIISLGKAWLSAYPADIHIPEVLLLLAENYVKMNFFEEASYYYDRIFKEYKNDKSELLARLSYGQKIFERGDKKMPLELYQSVLNQTQDLEIASLAALLLGEYYREAGDKQRAQEYLKNVFDANPNYFLKEIPKHYATLQKWADLGIYETPAQVAEVMFLSLSDDSLPYYRPLLRDMAEWYDKAGNIPKAHKYYQLLLQKPQDIQEEREIQALDDLLLLNDKESNATKRLEHYDYVIQTYKGKEEEKEALLKKAQTLYEMGNYQAVFAMRDSLAKDDSVLLGSVGALTQESITKKDCKAAAYYGNLYAEKIPLDSEGKMDLFDCLYENQQFEPALKIAQDELSKVKTPEMKEDWLYRLGWVEYNMQNYPKAILASRDVVKISKNPNYKDSLWVLFMALEKEGRKEEAFELLPQMEESLGTDSRMIEIYRIMLLDALGKKDDTAIRIYANKLLGLQEQYKKYEYSPWAELSLVEALNREGKFQESLEILQKSQAYVTAPTDQIRILYLQGYLSDKLNQKEKAISFYGQCEAIEAQSTWKNLCIEAKKLLEAENATKENNGQ; encoded by the coding sequence ATGAGAATGATTAGGAAAATTACTTTTTTATTGTTAATGGGAGTAGAATTCGCTTCTAGTTTGGAATTTTATATTAATAGTGGAAGGGAAGATTCAAAAGATTTTGCTGTTTTAAATATTGTTGATTCTACCCCTTTTTCTTGCCAAGAGAAATATAATAGAGAATCAGAAGTGCAAGAGATAGTTTGTGAGTTTGAATCTAATCTTATTTCACATTTTTCAAAAACTAATACTTTATTTTTTAGCATTACTCCAGAGATTACAGAGGAGAGATTTTATTTAAAAATTACCCCAAAGCATAAAATGAAGCTGTTTAATGTGGGACAAGATTTACTTGCATCTAATCCTATTTTTGAAGAAAAAACTCAAAAATCTAATAAATGGCAAATTGTTGGCTATGAAGATGAGATTCCTTTTTTGGGAGAAGAGGAGAGTGAGGGGCTTAATTTCCCCATTTCTTTTAATGAAAGTTTGCAATATCCAAGAATTGGGGTTTTGGATTTTGGAATGCGTCCTATGAATAATGAAGTTGGGCAGGATAAGGATTATTTTTTGACGATTCAAAATCTTTTAAAGAGGGGATCTTATCAAGAGGCTTTAGATAGCATTAATGAAATGTTGCAAATTTACCCAGAAACTATTTTTAAACGCGATGTGCTTTTTATGAAGTTACAAGCCTTGGATGAAATTGGGGGTGAGGAAAATTATGAGGAAATTATCTCTTTAGGAAAAGCTTGGCTAAGTGCATATCCAGCAGATATTCATATTCCAGAGGTTTTGCTACTCTTAGCAGAAAATTATGTTAAAATGAATTTTTTTGAAGAAGCGAGTTATTACTATGATCGTATTTTTAAGGAATATAAAAACGATAAAAGTGAGCTTTTGGCAAGATTGAGTTATGGACAGAAAATTTTTGAACGAGGCGATAAAAAAATGCCTTTGGAGCTTTATCAATCTGTCTTAAATCAAACGCAAGATTTAGAGATTGCTTCTTTAGCGGCTTTATTGCTTGGAGAGTATTATAGGGAGGCAGGAGATAAGCAAAGGGCACAGGAATATCTTAAAAATGTTTTTGATGCCAATCCTAATTATTTTTTAAAGGAAATTCCAAAGCATTATGCAACGCTACAAAAATGGGCAGATCTAGGGATTTATGAAACTCCAGCACAGGTTGCAGAAGTGATGTTTTTGTCACTTAGTGATGATTCTTTGCCCTATTATCGTCCCTTACTAAGAGATATGGCGGAGTGGTATGATAAAGCAGGTAATATCCCTAAAGCACATAAATATTATCAACTATTGCTTCAAAAACCACAAGATATTCAAGAGGAGAGGGAGATTCAGGCTTTAGATGATTTGCTATTGCTAAATGATAAAGAAAGTAATGCTACAAAGCGTTTAGAACATTATGATTATGTAATTCAAACCTATAAAGGAAAAGAGGAAGAAAAAGAGGCTTTACTTAAAAAGGCACAGACGCTTTATGAAATGGGCAATTATCAAGCAGTGTTTGCAATGAGAGATTCTCTAGCAAAGGATGATTCTGTTTTGCTTGGATCTGTTGGAGCACTTACTCAAGAATCAATTACAAAGAAAGATTGCAAAGCTGCAGCGTATTATGGTAATTTATATGCAGAAAAAATTCCTTTAGATTCTGAAGGTAAAATGGATTTATTTGATTGTCTTTATGAAAATCAGCAGTTTGAACCTGCATTAAAAATCGCACAAGATGAATTATCAAAAGTCAAGACTCCAGAAATGAAAGAAGATTGGCTATATCGTTTGGGTTGGGTGGAGTATAATATGCAAAATTATCCTAAGGCAATTTTGGCTTCCCGCGATGTGGTAAAAATCTCTAAAAACCCAAATTATAAAGATAGTCTTTGGGTTTTATTTATGGCGTTAGAAAAGGAAGGCAGAAAGGAAGAGGCTTTTGAGCTATTGCCGCAAATGGAGGAGAGTTTAGGGACAGATAGTAGAATGATAGAAATTTATCGGATTATGCTTTTAGATGCTTTAGGAAAAAAAGATGATACAGCTATTAGAATCTATGCCAATAAATTATTAGGTTTGCAAGAGCAATACAAAAAATATGAATATTCTCCGTGGGCGGAATTGAGTTTAGTGGAAGCTTTAAATAGAGAGGGGAAATTTCAAGAATCTTTAGAAATTTTACAAAAATCTCAAGCTTATGTTACCGCACCCACTGATCAAATTCGGATTTTGTATTTACAGGGATATTTAAGCGATAAACTTAACCAAAAAGAAAAGGCAATTTCTTTTTATGGGCAATGTGAAGCCATAGAAGCACAATCGACTTGGAAGAATTTATGTATTGAAGCGAAAAAACTTTTAGAAGCAGAGAATGCAACAAAGGAAAATAATGGACAATAA
- the xseB gene encoding exodeoxyribonuclease VII small subunit, translating to MDNKAAKENKDFEMSLKEIEECLEKLNDDNIGLHESMEIYKKGMKSLKEAQKMLENAQMQCNEIKMQFETKEEE from the coding sequence ATGGACAATAAAGCAGCAAAAGAGAATAAAGATTTTGAAATGAGCCTTAAAGAGATTGAGGAATGCTTAGAAAAGCTTAATGATGACAATATAGGTTTGCATGAAAGTATGGAGATTTATAAAAAAGGAATGAAATCTTTAAAAGAGGCACAAAAAATGCTTGAAAATGCACAAATGCAATGTAATGAAATTAAAATGCAATTTGAAACAAAGGAAGAAGAATGA
- a CDS encoding carbon-nitrogen hydrolase family protein, with amino-acid sequence MKIAALQLSLEKSQKEIKNYLEIAHSQKVKLILFGEYFFGSFFKTLEQTKKSQLVSKIETQNKNLIALSNEYPMIFVSPILEIVGTKIYKSIAIINKGKALKYRAQRLMPYEHWNEARFFANTLPKLIKTPPIFNAGGFKFSVLFGYELHFDEFWLKFKQNNVDCVLLASASTFDSSLRWRNIIKMRAFLNSSYILRANRIGQYQDAITQTLWNFYGDSLLANPNGEIDDCLGDREELLIVTLDKKYLKEIKECWKFR; translated from the coding sequence ATGAAAATTGCAGCTCTGCAGCTCTCTTTGGAAAAATCGCAAAAAGAAATTAAAAATTATTTGGAAATTGCACATTCTCAAAAGGTAAAATTAATACTTTTTGGGGAGTATTTTTTTGGATCATTTTTTAAAACTCTAGAGCAAACCAAAAAAAGCCAACTTGTCTCAAAGATAGAAACTCAAAATAAGAATCTTATAGCACTTTCTAATGAATATCCTATGATTTTTGTTTCGCCCATTTTGGAGATTGTTGGGACAAAGATTTATAAAAGCATTGCGATTATTAATAAAGGTAAAGCTTTGAAATACAGAGCACAAAGGTTAATGCCTTATGAACATTGGAATGAAGCAAGATTCTTTGCAAATACTTTGCCCAAACTTATCAAAACCCCTCCTATCTTTAATGCAGGTGGATTTAAATTTTCGGTGCTTTTTGGGTATGAATTGCATTTTGATGAATTTTGGTTGAAATTTAAACAAAACAATGTAGATTGTGTGCTTTTAGCTAGTGCTTCAACTTTTGATTCATCATTGCGTTGGAGAAATATTATTAAAATGAGAGCCTTTTTAAATAGTAGTTATATTTTAAGGGCAAATCGTATAGGACAATATCAAGATGCTATCACACAAACTTTATGGAATTTCTATGGTGATTCTTTGTTGGCAAATCCTAATGGAGAAATTGATGATTGTCTAGGGGATAGAGAGGAATTGCTTATTGTTACATTGGATAAAAAATATTTAAAAGAAATTAAGGAATGCTGGAAATTTCGTTAA